One stretch of Candidatus Methylomirabilota bacterium DNA includes these proteins:
- a CDS encoding S9 family peptidase — protein MNRRGASCYITDMGRMGRLARLLAVTALVAACQSAPPPPVTEAPPELIPLGRIFAHPQSNWGYRISPDGTRVGWITSHAGRATIHFRRVEGDEAGVIDTHSPRSVFWFVWARDSRGILYQQDRQGDENDHVYLASSDRPHAPPVDLTPWPGARSWIHRVPRGDPEHVVVGSNRRDRTLFDLYRVSLATGEATLIAENPGEVVDWMTDGEGRPRARLRHGGSDARVLEVRRDGAWAPLQTFDLEEVDVRLLGVTPDDRGLWLLSSRGRERRALLRVDLGTGAESVVHEHPRSDVEWVLLSERTRMPLVAFAHPDYPEVHVFDPAVAAALRPLRRNTPTGLRLLTLDDAERRGTVEMYTERGHESYLIDLGGTPPALLGRSHTMAFAGALGVTEPVTFTSRDGLRLHGYLTRPPGFRAPGPMVLVVHGGHWARDHWGYDRVIQFLANRGYAVLQVNYRGSTGYGRRFMEAAIGEYAGKMHDDLIDGVRWAVARRIADPARVAIYGGSYGGYAALVGMTFTPEVFACGVSVVGMSSLVTLFERMPAYWKLSYAPRFLKYIGDPYSPEGRRRLDERSPLFRADRAQHPILIIHGANDPRVSLRESEQMVEALQRAGKDVRFVVFPDEGHRRDYGNWRNAIRHYAEVERFLAACLGGRSSTAP, from the coding sequence TTGAACCGGAGAGGCGCGTCGTGCTACATCACCGACATGGGACGGATGGGCCGCCTCGCGCGCCTCCTTGCGGTCACCGCGCTCGTCGCGGCGTGCCAGTCCGCACCGCCGCCGCCCGTGACCGAGGCCCCACCCGAGCTGATCCCGCTCGGTCGGATCTTCGCCCACCCGCAGTCGAACTGGGGATATCGCATCTCCCCCGACGGCACCCGCGTCGGCTGGATCACCTCCCATGCCGGGCGCGCCACGATCCACTTCCGTCGGGTCGAGGGAGACGAGGCGGGGGTCATCGACACGCACTCCCCGCGCTCGGTCTTCTGGTTCGTGTGGGCGCGGGACAGCCGCGGGATCCTCTACCAGCAGGACCGGCAGGGAGACGAGAACGACCACGTTTACCTCGCCTCCTCTGATCGCCCCCACGCCCCCCCGGTGGATCTCACGCCCTGGCCGGGTGCTCGCTCGTGGATCCATCGGGTCCCGCGCGGCGATCCGGAGCACGTGGTCGTCGGCTCGAACCGGCGCGATCGGACCCTCTTCGACCTCTACCGGGTCAGCCTCGCCACCGGCGAAGCCACGCTCATCGCGGAGAACCCGGGAGAGGTCGTGGACTGGATGACCGACGGGGAGGGCCGCCCGCGCGCCCGGCTCCGGCACGGCGGCTCGGACGCCCGGGTGCTGGAGGTCCGGCGGGACGGCGCGTGGGCGCCGCTTCAGACCTTCGACCTCGAGGAGGTCGACGTCCGGCTGCTCGGCGTCACCCCGGACGACCGTGGCCTCTGGCTCCTGTCGAGCCGCGGCCGGGAGCGCCGCGCGCTCCTCCGGGTGGACCTCGGAACGGGCGCCGAGTCGGTCGTCCACGAGCACCCGCGGTCCGACGTCGAGTGGGTGCTGCTCAGCGAGCGGACGCGGATGCCTCTGGTCGCCTTCGCTCACCCCGACTACCCCGAGGTCCACGTCTTCGACCCGGCCGTGGCCGCGGCGCTGCGGCCGCTCCGGCGCAACACCCCGACCGGCCTGCGCCTCCTGACCCTGGACGATGCCGAGCGGCGGGGGACGGTCGAGATGTACACCGAGAGGGGGCACGAGTCCTACCTCATCGACCTGGGGGGCACGCCGCCGGCCCTCCTCGGTCGCTCACACACGATGGCTTTCGCCGGGGCGCTCGGCGTCACCGAGCCTGTCACGTTCACGAGCCGGGACGGGCTCAGGCTCCACGGTTACCTCACCCGGCCGCCGGGATTCCGGGCGCCGGGGCCGATGGTCCTCGTCGTCCACGGCGGCCACTGGGCCCGCGACCACTGGGGCTACGACCGCGTGATCCAGTTCCTGGCCAACCGTGGTTACGCGGTGCTCCAGGTCAACTACCGGGGCTCCACCGGTTACGGACGCCGCTTCATGGAGGCGGCGATCGGCGAGTACGCCGGCAAGATGCACGACGACCTGATCGACGGCGTCCGCTGGGCGGTGGCGCGCCGCATCGCCGACCCGGCCCGCGTGGCCATCTACGGCGGGAGCTACGGGGGCTATGCCGCCCTGGTCGGGATGACGTTCACGCCGGAGGTCTTCGCCTGCGGCGTCTCCGTCGTCGGGATGTCGAGCCTGGTCACCCTCTTCGAGCGCATGCCGGCCTACTGGAAGCTCAGCTATGCGCCGCGCTTCCTCAAGTATATCGGCGATCCCTACAGCCCGGAGGGCCGCCGGCGGCTCGACGAGCGGTCGCCGCTCTTCCGGGCCGACCGCGCCCAGCATCCCATCCTGATCATTCACGGTGCCAACGACCCGCGGGTGAGCCTCCGCGAGTCCGAGCAGATGGTGGAGGCGCTCCAGCGGGCCGGGAAGGACGTCCGCTTCGTCGTGTTCCCTGACGAGGGGCACCGGCGGGACTACGGCAACTGGCGGAACGCCATCCGGCACTACGCGGAGGTGGAGCGCTTCCTGGCGGCCTGCCTGGGAGGCCGCAGCTCGACGGCGCCCTGA
- a CDS encoding ABC transporter ATP-binding protein has protein sequence MDAAACALTLSGVSKAFGGLRAVEGVSLDVQPGERRAIIGPNGAGKTTLFNLISGELPPSAGRITLFGRDVTRLPPHRRAALGLGRTYQITNLFPRLTVLANCLLAAQALSPTKLHLHRPLRRYPRLFERARAVLTAVGLADKETETVRNLSHGEQRQLEIALALAGAPKLLLLDEPTAGLSPAESHLMTALLKTLDPAITILIIEHDMDVAFALTNRITVLHFGKVVADGVGDTVKANPLVQEIYLGTG, from the coding sequence ATGGATGCGGCGGCCTGCGCGCTGACCCTGTCCGGGGTGTCGAAGGCGTTCGGCGGGCTGCGCGCCGTCGAGGGGGTCAGCCTGGACGTCCAGCCCGGCGAGCGTCGCGCCATCATCGGCCCGAACGGCGCCGGGAAGACCACGCTCTTCAACTTGATCAGCGGAGAGCTCCCGCCGAGCGCGGGGCGCATCACGCTCTTCGGCCGGGATGTCACCCGGCTCCCCCCGCATCGCCGGGCCGCCCTGGGGCTCGGGCGGACCTATCAGATCACCAACCTCTTTCCGCGACTCACGGTCCTCGCCAACTGCCTGCTGGCGGCCCAGGCGCTGTCCCCCACCAAGCTGCACCTCCACCGGCCGCTCCGCCGCTACCCGCGGCTGTTCGAGCGGGCCCGGGCGGTACTGACGGCGGTCGGGCTCGCCGACAAGGAGACCGAGACCGTCCGCAACCTGTCCCATGGCGAGCAGCGGCAGCTCGAGATCGCGCTGGCCCTGGCCGGCGCCCCGAAGCTCCTGCTGCTCGACGAGCCCACCGCCGGCCTGTCCCCGGCCGAGTCTCACTTGATGACTGCGCTCCTGAAGACCCTCGATCCGGCCATCACCATCCTGATCATCGAGCACGACATGGACGTCGCCTTCGCGCTGACCAACCGGATCACCGTGCTCCACTTCGGGAAGGTCGTGGCCGACGGGGTCGGGGACACGGTCAAGGCCAACCCCCTCGTCCAGGAGATCTACCTGGGCACGGGATAG
- the thiC gene encoding phosphomethylpyrimidine synthase ThiC: MPASRKIYVTGSRSDLRVPVREIALSGGTPPVRLYDSSGPYTDPEAQVDVKRGLPPLRHSWILERGDVEELPGASSLYRRQREEDPSLGGVRFAALRRPWRARPGRRVTQMHYARHGQITPEMEFVALREGVAAEVVREEVARGRAIIPANVNHPETEPMVIGRRFLVKINANIGNSAVTSSIEEEVEKMTWATRWGADTVMDLSTGKNIHETREWILRNSPVPIGTVPIYQALEKVGGKAEELTWDLYRDTLIEQAEQGVDYFTIHAGVLLRYIPMTARRVTGIVSRGGSIMAKWCLAHHQESFLYTHFREICEIMAAYDVSFSLGDGLRPGSIADANDEAQFAELDTLGELTTIAWEQDCQVMIEGPGHIPMHLIKENVDRELVACAEAPFYTLGPLTTDIAPGYDHITSAIGAAMIGWFGTAMLCYVTPKEHLGLPNKKDVKDGVIAYKIAAHAADLAKGHPRARQWDDALSRARFEFRWEDQFNLSLDPETARTFHDETLPAEGAKLAHFCSMCGPKFCSMKITQEIREYASSRGVADETVAVDQGLREKAEEFRQSGGEIYRPASPPAG, from the coding sequence ATGCCAGCGTCCCGCAAGATCTACGTCACCGGCTCTCGTTCCGACCTCCGTGTCCCCGTGCGCGAGATCGCGCTGTCGGGCGGCACCCCGCCGGTGAGGCTCTACGACTCGAGTGGCCCCTACACCGACCCCGAGGCCCAGGTCGACGTGAAGCGCGGGCTCCCGCCGTTGCGGCACTCCTGGATCCTCGAGCGCGGCGACGTCGAGGAGCTGCCGGGCGCTTCGTCCCTCTACCGGCGTCAGCGTGAGGAGGACCCGTCGCTCGGTGGCGTGAGGTTCGCCGCGCTCCGCCGTCCGTGGCGGGCCAGGCCGGGTCGGCGGGTCACGCAAATGCACTACGCCCGTCACGGGCAGATCACGCCGGAGATGGAGTTCGTGGCGCTCCGCGAGGGCGTGGCGGCCGAAGTCGTCCGGGAGGAGGTCGCGCGCGGCCGCGCCATCATTCCCGCCAACGTCAACCATCCCGAGACCGAGCCGATGGTCATCGGCCGCCGCTTCCTGGTGAAGATCAACGCGAACATCGGCAACTCGGCCGTCACTTCCTCTATCGAGGAAGAAGTCGAGAAGATGACCTGGGCGACGCGCTGGGGGGCCGATACCGTGATGGACCTCTCGACGGGCAAGAACATCCACGAGACTCGGGAGTGGATCCTGCGCAACTCGCCGGTTCCCATCGGCACGGTGCCGATCTACCAGGCGCTGGAGAAGGTCGGGGGCAAAGCCGAAGAGCTGACCTGGGACCTCTATCGCGACACGCTGATCGAGCAAGCCGAACAGGGCGTGGATTACTTCACCATCCACGCCGGGGTCCTCCTGCGGTACATCCCGATGACCGCCCGCCGGGTGACCGGCATCGTGTCGCGGGGCGGCTCGATCATGGCCAAGTGGTGCCTCGCCCACCATCAGGAGAGCTTCCTCTACACCCATTTCCGCGAGATCTGCGAGATCATGGCCGCCTACGACGTGAGCTTCTCGCTCGGCGACGGGCTCCGGCCCGGCTCGATCGCGGACGCCAACGACGAGGCCCAGTTCGCGGAGCTGGACACGCTCGGCGAGCTGACGACGATCGCCTGGGAGCAGGACTGCCAGGTCATGATCGAGGGACCGGGCCACATTCCGATGCACCTGATCAAGGAGAACGTGGACCGGGAGCTGGTGGCCTGCGCCGAGGCCCCCTTCTACACGCTGGGGCCGCTCACCACCGACATCGCCCCCGGCTACGACCACATCACCTCCGCGATCGGCGCCGCCATGATCGGGTGGTTCGGGACCGCCATGCTCTGTTACGTCACGCCGAAAGAGCACCTGGGACTCCCGAACAAGAAGGACGTGAAGGACGGCGTGATCGCGTACAAGATCGCGGCCCACGCGGCCGACCTCGCCAAAGGCCACCCGCGGGCCCGCCAGTGGGACGATGCGCTGTCCCGGGCGCGCTTCGAGTTCCGCTGGGAGGATCAGTTCAACCTCTCGCTCGACCCCGAGACGGCACGCACCTTCCACGACGAGACCCTCCCGGCCGAGGGCGCGAAGCTGGCGCACTTCTGCTCGATGTGCGGGCCGAAGTTTTGCTCCATGAAGATCACCCAGGAGATCCGGGAGTACGCCAGCAGCCGAGGGGTGGCCGATGAGACGGTCGCCGTCGACCAGGGACTCCGCGAGAAGGCGG
- a CDS encoding alcohol dehydrogenase catalytic domain-containing protein → MLAGGDGTMKAMVLRELGGPVRLEEVPVPKIGPNDVLLRVRATGVGLTVVIMIATPGRVTGYPRIPGHEVAGEVVEVGSEVATAKVGDRVTCHFYLTCKVCPYCRSGRETLCPAFRGNVGMACDGGYAEYMAIPAVNLCPIPPGVSDLEAAIGADAICTPLHACREEARIGPGDQVLIVGAGGGVGIHAVQMARLCGGRVLAADLADPKLEMARAVGADALIDIRREELTKQVLALTDGRGVDAVIDTVASSETLEAGVRALARAGRLVIIGHRPSEVFGADPTFRVDPRWMLERALEIHGSRYVSLAEIAQTLELLRQRRIRAIVTREFPLEGAEEAHRLLRQNALVGRAALMQP, encoded by the coding sequence ATGCTGGCCGGGGGGGACGGAACCATGAAGGCCATGGTGCTGCGCGAGCTGGGGGGCCCGGTCCGGCTCGAGGAGGTGCCGGTTCCGAAGATCGGCCCGAACGACGTCCTGCTCCGGGTGCGGGCGACGGGCGTCGGCCTCACCGTCGTCATCATGATCGCCACGCCCGGACGGGTGACCGGGTACCCGCGGATTCCCGGCCACGAGGTCGCCGGGGAGGTGGTCGAGGTGGGCTCCGAGGTCGCGACCGCGAAGGTCGGCGACCGGGTCACCTGCCACTTCTATCTCACCTGCAAGGTCTGCCCCTACTGCCGGAGTGGCCGGGAGACACTCTGCCCGGCCTTCCGCGGCAACGTCGGGATGGCCTGCGACGGCGGCTACGCCGAGTACATGGCGATCCCGGCCGTCAATCTCTGCCCCATCCCGCCGGGGGTGTCAGACCTCGAGGCGGCCATCGGCGCCGACGCGATCTGCACGCCGCTCCACGCCTGCCGGGAGGAGGCCCGGATCGGGCCCGGGGATCAGGTGCTGATCGTGGGAGCCGGCGGCGGCGTGGGGATCCACGCCGTCCAGATGGCTCGGCTCTGCGGCGGGCGGGTCCTGGCCGCCGACCTCGCCGACCCGAAGCTCGAGATGGCCCGGGCGGTGGGGGCCGACGCGCTGATCGACATCCGGCGCGAAGAGCTGACGAAGCAGGTGCTCGCGCTGACCGACGGGCGGGGCGTCGACGCCGTCATCGACACCGTGGCCTCCTCCGAGACGCTCGAGGCCGGCGTCCGCGCGCTCGCGAGGGCCGGTCGGCTGGTCATCATCGGCCACCGACCGTCCGAAGTATTCGGGGCCGATCCCACGTTCCGGGTGGATCCCCGCTGGATGCTCGAGCGGGCCCTCGAGATCCACGGCTCCCGCTACGTCTCGCTGGCCGAGATCGCCCAGACCCTGGAGCTGCTCCGCCAGCGGCGCATCCGGGCGATCGTGACGCGCGAGTTCCCGCTCGAGGGCGCCGAGGAGGCCCACCGGCTCCTGCGGCAGAACGCCCTGGTCGGCCGGGCCGCGCTCATGCAACCTTAG
- a CDS encoding cupin domain-containing protein, translating into MLPRLLIPALLLVARALGAQPADPPVIVDPSTAKFQVFPSVPACFETAVLRGDASQGPSAVLVRAQRACAIPLHWHTPNENIEMISGVGIVTMKDGSPLRLKAGAYAYLPSRHPHVFACAGACLLFIYQDAPFDIHYVDENGREIPLEQARQGLERERRKSPGR; encoded by the coding sequence GTGCTGCCCAGGCTCCTGATCCCGGCTCTCCTCCTGGTCGCTCGCGCGCTCGGCGCTCAGCCGGCAGACCCGCCGGTGATCGTCGACCCGTCGACGGCCAAGTTCCAGGTTTTTCCCAGCGTGCCCGCCTGCTTCGAGACGGCGGTGTTGCGGGGCGATGCGTCGCAAGGCCCGTCGGCGGTCCTGGTCAGGGCCCAGCGGGCATGCGCGATCCCGCTCCACTGGCACACGCCGAACGAGAACATCGAGATGATCTCGGGCGTCGGCATCGTCACGATGAAAGATGGATCGCCGCTCAGGCTGAAGGCCGGCGCCTACGCCTATCTTCCCTCCCGGCACCCGCACGTGTTCGCCTGCGCCGGCGCGTGCCTGCTCTTCATCTACCAGGACGCGCCCTTCGACATCCACTACGTGGATGAGAACGGGCGGGAGATCCCGCTCGAGCAGGCCCGGCAGGGGCTCGAGCGCGAGCGCCGGAAGTCCCCCGGCCGGTAG
- a CDS encoding O-methyltransferase: MDSTRLSLLEELARFGDENDARETERAKRMLNITPDTGRLLWILIRSSRATRILEVGTSNAYSTIWLADAVQPLGGRVTTLERNAGKVRLARENLTRAGLLDRVEIREGAAAETLAALPGPFDFVFLDADRPSYRVYLDLALPRLTPGGLLVADNVVSHAAELQDYLARVKSHPDLFSVTVPIGKGEEVSLKLR; this comes from the coding sequence ATGGACAGCACCCGGCTGAGCCTGCTCGAGGAGCTCGCGCGGTTCGGTGACGAGAATGACGCCCGCGAGACCGAGCGCGCGAAGCGGATGCTGAACATCACCCCGGACACCGGCCGGCTGCTCTGGATCCTGATCCGATCGTCGCGGGCCACGCGCATCCTGGAGGTGGGCACGTCCAATGCCTATTCGACCATCTGGCTGGCGGACGCCGTCCAGCCCCTGGGGGGGCGGGTCACCACCCTGGAGCGGAATGCCGGGAAGGTGAGACTGGCGCGCGAGAACCTCACCCGGGCCGGGCTCCTCGACCGGGTGGAGATCCGCGAAGGCGCGGCCGCCGAGACCCTGGCGGCCCTGCCGGGTCCCTTCGACTTCGTGTTCCTCGACGCCGACCGGCCGAGCTACCGCGTCTACCTCGACCTGGCGCTTCCCAGGCTGACACCCGGCGGCCTGCTGGTGGCGGACAACGTGGTCTCGCACGCGGCGGAGCTCCAGGACTACCTGGCCCGGGTCAAGTCTCATCCCGACCTCTTCTCGGTCACCGTGCCCATCGGGAAGGGGGAGGAAGTCTCGTTGAAGCTGCGGTGA
- a CDS encoding heme-binding protein, whose protein sequence is MAGITLQQATTIVEAALRKAREIGCAPLAVAVLDDGGHLKAFAREDGAGIVRPQIAMGKAWGALGMGVGSRALARRVAELPQQHPFFAALNAMSGGRVVPAPGGVLIRDASGVVVGAVGVSGDVSDRDEACALAGIAAAQLVGDTG, encoded by the coding sequence ATGGCGGGGATCACGCTCCAGCAGGCGACGACCATCGTCGAGGCCGCGCTCCGCAAGGCGCGCGAGATCGGCTGTGCCCCGCTGGCGGTGGCCGTCCTCGACGACGGGGGCCACTTGAAGGCCTTCGCCCGCGAGGACGGCGCGGGCATCGTGCGCCCCCAGATCGCCATGGGAAAGGCCTGGGGCGCGCTCGGGATGGGCGTCGGCTCCCGGGCGCTGGCCCGCCGGGTGGCGGAGCTGCCGCAGCAGCATCCCTTCTTCGCCGCGCTCAACGCCATGTCCGGCGGGCGGGTGGTGCCGGCGCCGGGCGGCGTGCTGATCCGGGACGCCAGCGGGGTGGTGGTCGGCGCGGTGGGAGTCTCGGGCGACGTCTCGGACAGGGACGAGGCCTGCGCCCTGGCCGGCATCGCCGCGGCGCAGCTGGTGGGCGACACCGGCTGA